The Bosea beijingensis genome contains the following window.
CATCCGATCAGGCGCCTGGACGCAACCCGGCCTTTGCTTCGGCTTCTGAAACCCCGCTCACCATAAAGCCGGACATCGGCGCGCCTCGCAGGACAGCCCGGCTGCATCGAAGTCACGGCCGGTATGTTCTTGTTTTGTTCTTGACAACGCCCTGCTTCTGATATAGGAATTATATCCTAATTCAGGAGTTCCATGATGCCAGACGTCTTTTCGAACCAGAGCCCGGGCCTTTCGTCGCCGCTGATCGGCGGATTTGCGATCACGCCGAACGATAGCACCGACCTGCCCTTCACCACACGCCAGCTTCGCATCACCGGGGCCGCCGGCACGATCGCCGTGACCTGGCCCGGCGGGGCCGAGACCGTCGAGCCCGTTCTGGCAGGAGAAACCCTGGACTGGCGCATCGTGCGGATCAAGGCGACCGGCACCACCGCGACCGGCGTGCGGGGGTATTACTGATGCCTACGGTCGGAACAGGCATCGGCCGCCGCCACCGTCCCGGCACACCCGCTCCTGCGGGACCCGCCTCCGATCCTGCGATCACCAGCGCGCGCGCCGATAGTTGGTCGGTTGCCTATACCGCCCCGCCCACGATGGACCCGGCCGGCTCACCGCGCTA
Protein-coding sequences here:
- a CDS encoding spike base protein, RCAP_Rcc01079 family; translation: MMPDVFSNQSPGLSSPLIGGFAITPNDSTDLPFTTRQLRITGAAGTIAVTWPGGAETVEPVLAGETLDWRIVRIKATGTTATGVRGYY